In Acidimicrobiia bacterium, one genomic interval encodes:
- a CDS encoding DUF554 domain-containing protein, with product MRGLGTAVNVSTVLTGTTVGVLARRALPRHVKEVIPKALGVFTIALGIRQAMQTSNVLIMLGGLLSGVVVGSCLRLDDRLESLVSRSKDQMTLSRSRLHDAVVLPSLVFCVGPMTLLGAIQDGANAHPELLIVKAAMDGFASMAFAAALGAGVYLSAAVILVFQGGLTLAAGLVAPLLSERLVSEMTAAGGLIVISIGMKLSKVEDLPVADYLPALITTPLIVAVVTAVS from the coding sequence GTGCGAGGCCTAGGGACCGCCGTCAACGTCTCAACTGTCCTCACTGGCACAACTGTTGGGGTCCTCGCCCGGAGGGCGCTTCCCCGACACGTAAAAGAGGTCATTCCAAAAGCTCTGGGCGTCTTCACCATCGCATTGGGAATCCGTCAGGCTATGCAGACCAGCAACGTTTTGATCATGTTAGGAGGCCTACTCAGTGGAGTGGTTGTGGGGTCGTGCCTACGACTCGATGACAGACTGGAATCTCTGGTTTCTCGATCCAAGGACCAGATGACTCTCTCGAGATCCCGACTCCACGACGCAGTTGTTCTTCCGTCTCTGGTTTTCTGCGTTGGACCTATGACACTGCTTGGGGCCATTCAGGACGGTGCCAACGCGCATCCGGAGCTGCTGATCGTGAAGGCCGCCATGGATGGGTTCGCCTCCATGGCCTTTGCTGCCGCGCTTGGCGCAGGTGTTTACTTATCGGCAGCCGTGATTTTGGTCTTCCAGGGGGGACTAACTTTGGCAGCAGGACTCGTAGCTCCCCTACTCTCAGAACGGCTCGTCTCAGAGATGACAGCCGCAGGCGGTTTGATAGTTATAAGCATTGGGATGAAGCTATCGAAGGTCGAGGACTTGCCGGTGGCTGACTACCTCCCAGCACTAATTACTACACCTCTCATCGTGGCGGTGGTCACCGCCGTGAGTTAA
- a CDS encoding ATP-dependent DNA helicase PcrA — translation MRIVGDPVMSSLNEQQREAVESESGPVLVVAGAGSGKTRVLTHRIAYLVSTLRADPSSILAITFTNKAAEEMLQRVEGLLGSRLAGVMWVKTFHSACARILRDSARLLGFSSNFTIYDEADSHNLIKNCLKDLGYDPKRIPPGRVRQLISAAKNELVSPYSYQAGMEEGLPFNLGEIASEYSRRLRDSNAMDFDDLIVNTVNLLQEHPAVRASYSQKFTHILIDEFQDTNLAQWELVRMLGSSHRSVFCVGDHDQSIYRFRGADYRNLDRFMQEFPEARVVKLEQNYRSTQVILDAANAIISKNQSRVHKKLWTAKGGGDKIVVYEAYDEQDEASFICRQIERFVAEEVFSFGDVAVFYRTNAQSRAIEEAMVAEGIPYRVVGNVRFYERREVKDLTAYLRVLLNPFDELSLLRIVNVPRRGIGAGTVDKLRRAASASRTTLASLVEQIGESDGIDGDVAGLGSQATQRVAAFGRLLASLRDTASKAQRVEEIVTTVLTESGIIEEYGADGSPQALSRIENLEEFVGVAQRFDELADSGELGEDTWAGESAGLGRLEAFLEQVSLVSASDEVERDSSAVQLLTVHNAKGLEFPVVFVVGLEEGIFPHSRSLLDEEDLEEERRLCYVAISRAAERLFLTHAVTRSLYGSIMQNPPSRFLRELPESTLDRKGFYSDEAGSARSSEGLLSWRGTATASDKGRPSRVASPVLVVGDDVVHAKYGEGVVVERYGSGDAAEVVVRFPGIGEKRFLLGWAPLKKKGVS, via the coding sequence ATGCGAATAGTCGGTGATCCCGTAATGAGTTCGCTAAACGAGCAACAAAGAGAGGCAGTCGAGTCGGAAAGCGGACCTGTTCTAGTAGTAGCCGGGGCAGGGTCTGGCAAAACACGCGTACTCACACACCGAATCGCCTACCTCGTAAGCACGCTCCGAGCAGATCCTTCTTCGATTCTGGCCATTACTTTTACTAACAAAGCGGCAGAAGAAATGCTCCAGCGGGTTGAGGGGCTTTTAGGATCCCGCCTAGCGGGCGTTATGTGGGTGAAAACGTTCCATTCGGCATGCGCCCGCATACTGCGCGACAGCGCCAGGCTACTTGGGTTTTCCTCGAACTTCACCATCTACGACGAAGCCGACTCCCACAACCTGATCAAAAATTGCTTGAAGGATTTGGGATACGATCCCAAACGGATTCCACCGGGAAGAGTGAGGCAGCTGATTTCGGCTGCCAAGAACGAGTTAGTGAGCCCATATTCATATCAAGCGGGGATGGAAGAGGGTCTCCCATTCAATCTTGGAGAGATCGCCTCAGAGTACTCTAGGAGGCTTCGAGACTCCAATGCAATGGACTTTGATGACTTGATAGTGAACACCGTCAATCTTCTCCAAGAGCACCCCGCGGTTCGAGCTTCCTATAGCCAGAAATTTACCCATATTTTGATCGACGAGTTCCAGGATACCAACCTCGCGCAGTGGGAGCTCGTCCGCATGCTCGGTTCGTCTCATCGCAGCGTATTTTGCGTGGGAGATCATGACCAATCTATTTATCGATTTAGAGGTGCCGACTACCGCAACCTCGACAGATTTATGCAGGAGTTTCCCGAGGCCAGGGTTGTAAAGCTCGAACAGAACTACCGTTCTACCCAAGTAATTTTGGATGCGGCGAACGCGATTATTTCCAAGAACCAAAGCCGGGTTCACAAGAAGTTATGGACTGCAAAAGGTGGCGGCGACAAGATCGTTGTTTACGAAGCGTACGATGAGCAGGACGAAGCGTCATTCATCTGCCGGCAGATCGAACGATTCGTAGCAGAAGAGGTTTTTTCTTTTGGAGACGTGGCGGTTTTTTACAGGACCAACGCTCAAAGCCGGGCTATCGAAGAGGCAATGGTTGCGGAGGGGATTCCCTACCGGGTCGTGGGAAACGTCCGGTTCTACGAGCGAAGAGAGGTAAAAGACCTCACGGCATACTTGAGGGTTTTACTCAACCCCTTCGACGAGCTCTCGTTGTTGCGCATAGTAAATGTGCCTAGACGAGGCATTGGTGCAGGAACTGTAGACAAGCTTAGGAGAGCAGCTTCAGCGAGCAGAACCACTCTTGCATCTTTGGTAGAACAAATTGGCGAGTCGGATGGAATAGACGGCGATGTCGCAGGGCTAGGCTCACAGGCGACACAGCGCGTCGCTGCTTTCGGTAGACTGCTCGCCTCTCTCCGAGACACGGCTAGTAAGGCTCAGCGAGTCGAAGAGATCGTCACGACTGTCCTCACTGAGAGTGGAATCATCGAGGAGTACGGGGCCGATGGTAGCCCTCAGGCGCTGTCCCGCATCGAAAACCTCGAAGAGTTTGTGGGCGTGGCCCAACGCTTCGACGAGCTAGCCGACTCGGGCGAGCTAGGAGAAGACACGTGGGCAGGAGAGTCGGCAGGATTGGGTCGCCTAGAAGCTTTCTTGGAGCAAGTTAGCCTTGTCTCCGCCTCAGACGAGGTCGAGAGAGACTCCTCTGCAGTGCAACTTCTCACTGTTCACAATGCAAAAGGACTCGAGTTTCCAGTGGTCTTTGTCGTGGGCTTGGAAGAGGGGATTTTTCCTCATTCTAGATCCCTGCTAGACGAAGAAGATCTCGAAGAGGAGCGCCGCTTGTGCTACGTTGCAATCTCCAGGGCGGCCGAGCGGCTGTTTCTTACGCATGCGGTAACCCGCAGCCTGTATGGCTCGATCATGCAAAACCCCCCTTCGCGGTTTTTGCGCGAGCTACCAGAGTCGACTCTCGACCGAAAGGGCTTCTATTCTGATGAGGCTGGCAGTGCGAGAAGCAGTGAAGGCCTTCTCAGCTGGCGAGGCACGGCTACAGCTTCTGATAAGGGGCGCCCCAGCCGTGTTGCTTCCCCGGTATTAGTTGTAGGTGATGACGTAGTGCATGCCAAGTACGGCGAGGGGGTGGTCGTTGAGCGGTACGGCTCCGGAGATGCCGCCGAGGTTGTAGTGCGCTTCCCCGGAATTGGCGAGAAGAGATTTTTGTTGGGTTGGGCTCCGCTCAAGAAAAAGGGTGTGTCGTGA
- a CDS encoding GMP synthase (glutamine-hydrolyzing) translates to MRRRDCVLVVDFGAQYAQLIARRIRDAKVYSEIVAPSDLKRRIAAGGVIGLVLSGGPKSVYANDAPRIDLTELVGGVPMLGICYGAQLIADQLGGEVRRTGVAEFGRTMLRSVSGSVLLGELPEENIVWMSHNDVITAPPGNAVVTGSTDASPVAAFEDLRNEVYGVQFHPEVVHTERGDEILKRFLFEVCGASPSYTTVSVIDAAVEEIRARVGDERVLCGLSGGVDSAVAAALVHKAVGDKLVCVFVDHGLLRKGEAEAVVRTFRERMGMNLVEVKAADRFLQRLKGVTDPEEKRKAIGETFIRVFEEVARGGLGPDSAQPRLRVSHEREPASQQASLSKGELKEVPRFLVQGTLYPDIVESGTSQSATIKSHHNVGGLPETMDFELIEPLRNLFKDEVRRIGEELGLSEEIVWRQPFPGPGLAVRIIGEVSPERLEILREADAIVLEEIKRAGLYKELWQSFAVLPAIKSVGVMGDERTYAYPVIVRAVKSEDAMTADWARLPYEVLERIATRIINEVEGVNRVAYDISSKPPATIEWE, encoded by the coding sequence ATGCGCCGGCGTGATTGTGTTTTGGTAGTCGATTTCGGTGCGCAGTACGCGCAGTTGATAGCAAGGCGCATTCGCGACGCCAAGGTCTACTCTGAGATCGTAGCGCCTTCGGATCTAAAACGGCGTATTGCGGCTGGGGGAGTAATAGGCCTAGTACTTTCCGGTGGCCCCAAGTCAGTGTACGCCAACGACGCTCCCCGTATCGACCTCACTGAACTGGTAGGCGGTGTGCCAATGCTGGGGATTTGTTACGGCGCACAACTTATCGCAGACCAACTGGGAGGCGAGGTTCGGCGGACCGGAGTCGCAGAGTTCGGCAGAACCATGCTGAGATCCGTTTCTGGCTCTGTTCTCTTGGGAGAACTTCCCGAAGAGAACATCGTCTGGATGAGTCACAACGATGTGATCACGGCTCCTCCTGGCAACGCGGTGGTCACCGGATCCACGGACGCGAGTCCGGTCGCCGCATTCGAGGATCTTCGAAACGAGGTATACGGTGTGCAGTTTCATCCCGAGGTAGTACACACCGAACGAGGAGACGAGATTCTCAAGCGCTTTCTCTTCGAAGTTTGTGGTGCTAGCCCTTCTTACACGACGGTGTCCGTAATAGATGCTGCTGTCGAGGAAATCAGGGCGAGAGTGGGAGACGAGCGAGTTCTGTGTGGACTGTCAGGAGGTGTTGACTCCGCGGTTGCCGCAGCCCTAGTACACAAGGCGGTGGGAGACAAGTTGGTGTGCGTGTTTGTGGACCACGGGCTGCTACGCAAAGGCGAGGCAGAAGCTGTGGTGCGAACGTTTCGAGAACGAATGGGGATGAATTTGGTCGAGGTGAAGGCTGCAGACAGGTTTTTACAGCGTTTAAAAGGCGTGACGGATCCCGAGGAAAAGAGAAAGGCGATAGGCGAAACTTTCATTCGCGTATTTGAGGAGGTAGCACGCGGAGGTCTCGGTCCAGACAGTGCCCAGCCTCGTTTAAGAGTTTCTCACGAGAGAGAACCAGCTAGTCAACAAGCATCGCTTAGTAAAGGAGAGCTAAAAGAAGTCCCGCGGTTTTTAGTGCAGGGCACTCTCTATCCCGACATAGTCGAGTCGGGGACTTCACAGTCAGCCACGATAAAGAGCCATCACAACGTGGGCGGCCTTCCCGAGACAATGGACTTTGAACTGATCGAGCCATTGAGAAATTTGTTCAAAGACGAAGTGCGGCGAATAGGCGAGGAGCTCGGTCTCTCTGAGGAGATCGTTTGGCGGCAACCTTTTCCGGGACCCGGTCTTGCCGTGAGAATCATTGGTGAGGTGTCGCCCGAGCGTCTCGAGATCTTGAGAGAGGCCGACGCCATCGTCCTTGAGGAGATCAAGCGGGCTGGCCTATATAAGGAGCTGTGGCAGAGCTTTGCCGTTCTCCCTGCCATCAAAAGCGTGGGGGTCATGGGAGACGAGCGGACCTATGCATATCCAGTGATCGTTAGGGCGGTCAAGAGTGAGGATGCAATGACCGCCGACTGGGCGCGCCTTCCTTACGAGGTTCTAGAGCGAATCGCGACCCGCATAATCAACGAAGTCGAGGGAGTGAACCGGGTCGCTTACGACATCAGTTCCAAGCCTCCTGCGACTATCGAGTGGGAGTAA
- a CDS encoding methionine--tRNA ligase, whose amino-acid sequence MPERIFIGVAWPYVSGWPHLGHVAGVYLPADIFARYHRLAGNEVLMVSGSDEHGTPITVRADQEGVSPEDIANRYHAVLLECWEKLGVSWDLYTRTGTDNHRRIAQDMFLTLYKKGYIFEDTTPHLFCEEDRRFLPDRYVEGLCPNCGFERARGDQCDNCGKPLDALELIHPKCRICGSSPVVRESAHFFLALDKFEKPLKEWVSAQAHWKPNVRNFTLGMLEEGLKPRPITRDILWGVPIPLEGYQDKRIYVWFEAVCGYLSASVEWAQRTGDAEAWHRFWDAGEEVKPYYFIGKDNIPFHTIIWPAMLMGYEGLALPYDVPANEYLNFKGEQFSRGRNWAVWLPDYLQRHPPDPLRFVLCAEMPETQDSDFSWEKYQTRVNTELVATYGNFVHRVLSFARSNFEGRVPHPGELGEEEHALLQTCNTTFDRVGAELAGCRFRNALKEALSLAQTANGYLNRRVPWELIKTSRQEAATVVWTAVQVVESLRVLFWPFLPFSSEKLAGFYGAPEKPEGWRAGRIEGGTPLVGVEPLFRKVEDSLVQEENDRIGTVSG is encoded by the coding sequence GTGCCCGAGAGAATATTCATTGGAGTCGCATGGCCTTACGTATCAGGTTGGCCACACCTCGGACATGTGGCCGGAGTGTATCTTCCTGCCGACATTTTCGCTAGGTACCACCGGCTGGCAGGAAACGAGGTCCTTATGGTTTCGGGATCCGACGAACACGGAACGCCGATAACGGTAAGGGCCGACCAAGAGGGAGTGTCGCCTGAAGACATAGCCAATCGCTACCACGCGGTCCTCTTGGAATGCTGGGAAAAACTTGGGGTCTCATGGGATTTGTACACGCGGACTGGGACCGATAACCATCGGCGGATAGCCCAGGACATGTTTTTGACCCTTTACAAGAAGGGATACATTTTCGAGGACACCACCCCGCACCTGTTTTGCGAAGAAGACCGTCGGTTCTTACCCGATCGCTACGTCGAAGGGCTCTGTCCCAACTGTGGTTTTGAACGCGCCAGGGGTGATCAGTGCGATAACTGCGGCAAGCCACTAGACGCTCTTGAACTCATCCATCCAAAGTGCAGAATATGTGGCTCCAGCCCGGTGGTCAGAGAATCCGCACATTTCTTCTTGGCACTCGACAAGTTCGAAAAGCCCTTAAAAGAGTGGGTGTCGGCGCAGGCGCACTGGAAACCAAACGTTCGCAACTTCACCTTGGGGATGCTAGAAGAAGGCCTCAAGCCACGCCCTATTACTAGAGACATTCTCTGGGGAGTGCCAATTCCACTAGAAGGGTACCAAGACAAAAGAATCTATGTGTGGTTCGAAGCCGTCTGTGGATACTTATCGGCTTCTGTCGAATGGGCACAACGAACCGGAGATGCAGAAGCATGGCACCGCTTCTGGGACGCCGGCGAAGAAGTCAAGCCGTATTACTTCATAGGAAAGGACAACATCCCTTTTCACACCATAATTTGGCCGGCAATGCTCATGGGCTACGAGGGGCTAGCTCTCCCTTACGACGTTCCAGCCAACGAGTACTTGAACTTCAAAGGCGAGCAGTTTTCCAGAGGGAGGAATTGGGCTGTATGGCTCCCGGACTACTTGCAGCGCCATCCTCCCGATCCTCTTCGCTTCGTCTTGTGCGCGGAAATGCCAGAGACTCAAGACTCTGATTTCAGCTGGGAAAAGTACCAAACCCGTGTCAACACCGAGCTGGTCGCCACCTACGGCAACTTTGTTCACCGCGTGCTCAGCTTCGCGCGCTCAAACTTCGAGGGACGTGTTCCGCATCCCGGAGAGCTGGGGGAAGAAGAACATGCGCTCTTGCAAACTTGTAATACCACATTCGATAGAGTTGGTGCCGAGCTCGCCGGCTGTCGATTCAGAAACGCACTCAAAGAGGCTCTTTCGCTAGCCCAGACTGCCAACGGATACCTAAACCGCCGTGTGCCTTGGGAACTCATCAAGACCAGTCGCCAAGAGGCAGCCACCGTTGTTTGGACAGCAGTTCAAGTTGTCGAGTCATTACGCGTGTTGTTCTGGCCCTTCCTGCCGTTCTCCTCGGAAAAACTTGCTGGGTTCTACGGCGCACCGGAGAAGCCAGAGGGGTGGCGGGCAGGGCGCATCGAAGGGGGGACCCCTCTGGTAGGAGTGGAGCCTCTTTTCAGAAAAGTAGAAGACTCCCTCGTCCAGGAGGAAAATGACCGCATCGGGACGGTCTCAGGCTAG
- a CDS encoding GuaB3 family IMP dehydrogenase-related protein: MEIEVGIGKSARRAYGLDEIAIVPSRRTRDPDDVSIVWEIDAFRFELPLIAAAMDGVVSPTTAVEIGRLGGLACLNLEGLWTRYEDPEPYLDEIASLPAEQATRRMQEIYQEPVKEELIYKRIQEIKGAGVVACGSLTPQRVRQFLDAVLQAELDILVIQGTVVSAEHVSTKTEPLNLKRLIRELDLPVIVGGCASYTTALHLMRTGAVGVLVGVGPGHACTTRGVLGVGVPQATAIADAAGARMRHLDETGRYVHVIADGGMRTGGDIAKAIACGADAVMLGSPLAAAQEAPGRGFHWGMATFHPTLPRGTRIRVGQRAPLQEILIGPAHENDGTLNLFGALRMSMATCGYQNIKEFQKAEIMVAPSLHTEGKSIQKAQGVGMG; the protein is encoded by the coding sequence GTGGAGATCGAAGTAGGCATAGGTAAATCGGCCAGACGGGCTTACGGGCTAGACGAGATCGCTATTGTACCGAGCCGGAGAACTAGAGATCCCGACGACGTAAGCATTGTTTGGGAGATCGACGCGTTCCGATTTGAGCTTCCTCTAATAGCAGCTGCGATGGATGGTGTCGTTAGCCCAACTACGGCCGTGGAGATCGGAAGGCTGGGCGGACTGGCCTGCCTGAATCTGGAAGGTCTGTGGACGCGCTATGAAGATCCCGAGCCATATCTAGACGAGATTGCCTCTCTTCCAGCCGAGCAAGCCACACGGCGAATGCAAGAGATCTACCAGGAGCCCGTAAAAGAGGAACTCATCTACAAACGCATACAAGAGATCAAGGGCGCCGGCGTGGTGGCGTGCGGATCCCTCACTCCGCAAAGAGTGCGACAATTCTTGGACGCTGTTCTTCAGGCAGAGCTCGACATCTTGGTCATCCAGGGAACCGTAGTGTCAGCAGAGCATGTATCGACCAAAACTGAGCCGCTCAACCTGAAGCGACTCATCCGTGAGCTCGACCTTCCGGTAATAGTAGGCGGGTGCGCGTCTTACACCACGGCGCTCCACCTGATGCGGACTGGTGCTGTGGGGGTGCTCGTCGGAGTCGGACCCGGCCACGCATGCACGACCAGAGGGGTCCTAGGTGTGGGGGTGCCCCAGGCCACAGCAATTGCGGACGCCGCTGGCGCCAGAATGCGCCATCTTGACGAGACTGGCCGCTACGTGCACGTGATAGCGGACGGTGGGATGCGGACGGGCGGGGATATCGCCAAGGCGATCGCGTGTGGGGCAGATGCTGTCATGTTGGGCTCACCGTTAGCAGCAGCGCAAGAGGCGCCAGGGCGGGGTTTCCACTGGGGGATGGCCACTTTCCATCCGACCCTTCCCAGAGGGACTCGTATTCGAGTGGGGCAGAGGGCGCCTCTGCAAGAAATCTTGATAGGTCCCGCTCACGAGAACGATGGGACGCTCAATTTGTTTGGTGCGCTTCGAATGTCAATGGCAACGTGCGGCTACCAGAACATAAAAGAGTTTCAGAAGGCGGAGATTATGGTCGCGCCTTCCCTACACACCGAGGGCAAAAGCATTCAAAAGGCCCAGGGTGTGGGCATGGGTTGA
- a CDS encoding nicotinate phosphoribosyltransferase, which yields MSNAGYSTELTMSGGSRVNSPHPYRTTSALFTDLYEINMASVYFDLNMFEPAVFSLFCRRLPPSRPFIVFCGLKELLQSLETLRFCGSDIEYLKSLGLYRSEFLEFLGDFSFTGSVRAMAEGSVAFAQEPVLEVTAPLPIAQIVETLVINKIQHATLVASKAALCYIAARGRALVDFGARRAHSPESAATTARAAYIAGFQATSNLEAAALYGIPPAGTMAHSFVQAFGDETEAFRAFAQRFGERSILLIDTFQTLEGARKAAKVAKEFEAQGVRLRGVRIDSGNLAEYAIKVRQILDEAGCNWMQIFASGNISDHKIAEVVEGGIPVDAFGVGTELSTSSDAPNLDIVYKLVRYADRDVVKLSPQKATFPGPKQVYRALKPDDTFAYDILVPARFAVDDDRGTPSDLLGITSASEWEKFSDSGMNEEVLTFQPLLTDVMADGKTTTDVDIDSARSLCLSQLERLPEEVRSGHISYEVRIHPSLIEPLPAI from the coding sequence ATGTCCAATGCTGGCTACAGTACAGAGCTAACCATGAGCGGCGGATCGAGAGTGAATTCTCCCCACCCATACCGGACAACTTCGGCACTTTTTACAGACCTCTACGAGATCAACATGGCTTCGGTCTACTTCGATCTCAACATGTTTGAGCCAGCGGTGTTCAGCTTATTCTGCCGCCGTCTGCCCCCGAGCAGACCCTTTATTGTTTTTTGTGGTCTGAAAGAACTTCTTCAGTCGCTCGAAACTCTCCGATTCTGTGGATCCGACATCGAGTACCTAAAAAGCCTGGGCTTGTACAGGTCCGAGTTCCTCGAGTTCTTGGGTGATTTCTCGTTCACCGGCTCCGTGAGAGCGATGGCCGAGGGGTCTGTTGCCTTCGCTCAAGAGCCTGTATTGGAGGTCACTGCTCCACTCCCTATTGCCCAGATAGTAGAGACTCTCGTAATAAACAAAATCCAGCACGCAACTCTTGTGGCCTCTAAAGCTGCCCTCTGCTACATCGCGGCCCGTGGTAGGGCTTTAGTGGACTTCGGGGCCAGAAGAGCCCACAGCCCAGAGAGTGCAGCGACAACTGCAAGAGCCGCATACATTGCCGGGTTTCAGGCCACATCAAACCTTGAGGCGGCCGCCTTGTACGGTATACCCCCCGCAGGCACGATGGCTCACTCGTTCGTACAAGCTTTCGGCGACGAAACGGAGGCGTTCAGAGCCTTTGCACAGCGATTTGGAGAGCGGAGCATTCTCCTCATAGATACCTTCCAGACATTGGAAGGGGCTCGGAAAGCGGCCAAAGTAGCCAAGGAGTTCGAAGCGCAAGGAGTAAGGCTTAGGGGAGTAAGGATCGATTCGGGGAACTTGGCCGAGTACGCAATCAAAGTTCGGCAAATACTCGACGAAGCAGGGTGCAACTGGATGCAGATTTTCGCCAGCGGAAATATCTCCGATCATAAGATCGCGGAGGTTGTAGAGGGAGGTATCCCCGTAGACGCATTCGGAGTCGGTACGGAGCTATCCACATCATCCGATGCTCCAAACCTCGACATCGTCTACAAACTGGTTCGTTATGCAGACAGGGACGTTGTAAAGCTTTCCCCTCAAAAAGCCACCTTTCCGGGCCCCAAGCAGGTGTATCGAGCGCTAAAACCCGATGACACCTTCGCATACGATATATTGGTGCCTGCCCGTTTCGCTGTTGATGACGATCGCGGCACCCCTTCTGATTTACTCGGGATAACGAGCGCGTCCGAGTGGGAAAAATTTAGCGACAGCGGTATGAACGAGGAGGTCCTAACCTTTCAACCCCTCCTCACGGACGTCATGGCGGACGGAAAAACTACGACAGACGTAGATATCGATTCTGCAAGATCCCTCTGCCTATCACAGCTCGAGCGACTCCCAGAGGAGGTAAGGTCAGGCCATATAAGCTACGAGGTTCGCATCCATCCTTCGCTCATCGAGCCGCTTCCCGCAATTTAG
- a CDS encoding methylmalonyl-CoA mutase, giving the protein MAEAERKYRVVIAKPGLDGHDRGAKVVARALRDAGFEVIYTGLHQTPEQIAEAAVQEDADAVGLSILSGAHMTLFPKVVEELAARGARDVLVFGGGIIPPEDVEPLKNAGLAEVFTPGTSLNEIVEWLKKALESRTGATNRGGKNGSA; this is encoded by the coding sequence ATGGCCGAGGCGGAAAGAAAATACAGAGTAGTAATTGCTAAGCCAGGTCTGGACGGTCACGACAGGGGGGCCAAGGTAGTGGCTCGAGCCCTGCGCGATGCGGGTTTCGAAGTGATTTATACCGGATTGCACCAGACGCCCGAGCAGATTGCCGAGGCAGCCGTACAAGAAGATGCCGATGCCGTCGGTTTGTCGATTCTTTCTGGGGCACACATGACGCTGTTTCCAAAGGTAGTTGAAGAGTTGGCCGCTCGGGGTGCTAGGGATGTTCTGGTTTTCGGAGGCGGCATCATCCCGCCAGAGGATGTCGAACCGCTCAAGAATGCGGGGCTTGCCGAAGTATTTACCCCTGGTACTTCTTTGAACGAGATTGTGGAGTGGTTGAAGAAAGCATTGGAGTCAAGAACCGGCGCAACCAACCGTGGAGGGAAGAATGGATCTGCTTGA
- a CDS encoding chemotaxis response regulator protein-glutamate methylesterase, whose amino-acid sequence MSDRLDELERAANRIRVLVCEDSKTDREVLVRLLIHNEGIEVVAVAERGEDVIPYLERFDPDIVTLDINLPGKSGIEVIDEVMAKHPIPILVISGQAGDPSVAMEALAAGAVEIIAKPEIDSDDGFEAQAVRLGDLLRTLSKVKVIRHLRARLGGFGKYSAIEKARVEAIEPAVASPKKIVGLAASTGGPQALKAVLAELGPDFPAPVLVVQHIAKGFTGGFVEWLQTATSPEVRLAQDGEPLRAGVVYVGPEDYHMIVRGGTVILKPPDPKDKHCPSADKLFASMASEVGSGAVCVILTGMGNDGASGAMQAKAKGALVIVQDELSSVVYGMPRAALESGAATYVVSLGRMADAIRAAVSTDTEQALPESR is encoded by the coding sequence TTGTCGGATCGGCTTGACGAGCTAGAGAGAGCTGCAAATCGCATTCGCGTCCTGGTGTGCGAAGACTCGAAGACCGATCGCGAGGTTTTGGTTCGCCTCCTAATCCACAACGAAGGAATAGAGGTTGTGGCGGTGGCTGAGAGGGGAGAGGACGTCATACCTTACCTTGAACGTTTCGATCCTGACATAGTCACTCTCGACATCAACCTTCCAGGTAAATCGGGCATCGAGGTAATCGATGAGGTCATGGCCAAACACCCCATCCCCATCCTCGTTATATCCGGTCAAGCTGGAGATCCTAGTGTCGCAATGGAGGCACTTGCCGCAGGAGCCGTGGAGATTATTGCAAAGCCCGAAATTGACTCAGATGATGGCTTCGAGGCCCAAGCAGTGCGGCTCGGGGATCTTTTGCGAACCCTCTCGAAGGTGAAAGTTATCAGGCATCTCAGGGCGCGCCTTGGCGGTTTTGGAAAGTACTCGGCCATCGAAAAAGCCCGCGTAGAAGCTATAGAACCGGCTGTTGCTTCGCCGAAAAAGATCGTAGGGCTTGCGGCATCGACCGGTGGTCCCCAGGCGCTCAAAGCTGTCCTGGCGGAACTGGGACCCGATTTTCCTGCGCCGGTCCTCGTCGTCCAGCACATTGCAAAGGGGTTTACCGGTGGGTTCGTGGAGTGGCTGCAAACTGCAACTAGTCCCGAGGTCCGGTTAGCCCAAGACGGGGAGCCTCTTCGGGCCGGCGTGGTCTATGTTGGACCCGAGGATTATCACATGATCGTGCGAGGCGGCACGGTGATCCTGAAGCCCCCCGATCCCAAAGACAAGCACTGTCCCTCTGCGGACAAGTTATTCGCTAGCATGGCATCAGAGGTTGGAAGCGGAGCGGTGTGCGTGATACTTACGGGGATGGGAAACGACGGAGCGTCAGGTGCAATGCAGGCCAAGGCGAAGGGTGCTTTGGTGATCGTACAGGACGAGCTATCCAGCGTCGTCTACGGGATGCCCAGGGCAGCTTTGGAGTCGGGAGCGGCAACCTATGTCGTCTCATTGGGGCGCATGGCGGACGCGATAAGAGCAGCCGTAAGTACCGATACAGAGCAAGCTTTACCGGAGAGCAGGTGA